The following DNA comes from Ictalurus punctatus breed USDA103 chromosome 19, Coco_2.0, whole genome shotgun sequence.
CAGCCGTTTCCATTGAATGGCTTGAATATGTCAAAACAACACGAGGCGTGAACATTCAGCACGCTTTAAATCATGGAGAGATGGTGATTGGAAAATATCATCTCGATGGTTATTATGAAAAGGATGGTATCAAATATGGGTTCGAATTCAACGGATGCATGTTTCACGGGCATGAATGTCGTTATAACCCAAACCATTTACATCCGTTATCAAAAGTGCCCTACGGTTTGCTCAGAAGACAGTTTGATGATAAGGTCGAAATTTTGGAAAAGGCGTATGGTCTTGATGTTGAGGTGATGTGGGAATGTGATTGGAATAACGCTAAACAGAACGATGTCGCTGTAATGGCGTTTATGTCCACTTACATACATCCTGAACGATTGAAACCGCGCAACGCGCTATTCGGTGGTCGTACTAACGCGTACAAATTGTATCACAAAGCCGACAATAGTGAAAAAATACGATATGTCGACTTTACAAGTTTGTACCCCTTTTGCCAGGCCAAAAAATGTTACCCCATAGGACATCCACAAATAATTTTCAAGGATTTTGAACCTCTTGAAAATTATTATGGGTTTGTCAAGGCTACAGTACTGCCACCGCGAAAACTGCTTCACCCCGTCCTTCCCTATAGGACCGGTGGTAAGCTTATGTTTCCACTTTGTCGTACATGCGCCGAACATCAGAATCAGACAGACCCGTGTGGTCATACTGATGAGGAAAGAGCTATTTCAGGGTGTTGGGTCAGCATAGAGCTGTTGAAAGGTGTGGAAAAGGGTTATATTGTAACGAACGTGGACGAGGTGTGGCATTTTCCACAACGGTCagaaactttgttttgtgattatgttaaaacatttttacaatataaacaaGAGGCCAGCGGTTTCCCCGCACACGTTATGACAGACGCAGACAAGGAATCCTACATCTCAGACTACTTTGAGAAAGAGGGGATTAAGATGGACGCCGGTAAGATAAGTCGCAATCCAGCACGGCGTTCTATTAACAAACTTCTGCTGAACTCACTTTGGGGTCGTTTCTCCATGCGTGAAAACTTGCCGTGTACAGAGTTAATTTCGGATCCGGaacaatttacacagcacaTATTCGGTGACGGGTATGATGTTAAACACTTTTCCTTCGTTTCAGACAGCGTGGCTCTAATTCAGTGGTGTTATGGGGATGGGAAAGGGGGGCAGACTCGCGACATCAACATCTTTCTCGGGGCTTTCACAACAGCTCATGCCCGTCTAGAACTTTACGAATTAATGGACAAATTGGGTGACAGGCTGTTGTACAGTGACACAGACAGTGTGATCTTTACATCTAGAGAGGGCGACTGGGAACCTCCGTTGGGCCCCTATCTCGGTAATTTAACTGACGAGGTTGGTGCTGGTGATCATATTGTAGAATTTTGTTCAGGCGGTCCGAAAACATACGGCTACCGCACTGCGAAGGGTAAGGTTTGCATGAAAGCCAAAGGTGTCACGCTCAACGCAGTAAATTCAAAAGCCATTAGATTAGACACCCTGATTGGACTTGTCGATCACTACGTCGTGGGGGAGGATAATAGTCGTCATATACTGGCATACACAGATACCATTGTAcgtaataaaaaacaattcacactacacaacaggtcagttgttaaaaagtttaaggtTGTGTACAACAAACGCGTACTGCTCCCAGATTTCACAACGATCCCATATGGCTTCTGACAATCTCTTTGGACATAGGGGTGTGCGAGACACAGAGGGGTTTGATTTCCGATTACATCACCCTTTCTCGTGTGTGATAAGCGGTCCTTCAAACTCGGGGAagtcatattttgtaaaaatgttgttgcaaaa
Coding sequences within:
- the LOC128635404 gene encoding uncharacterized protein LOC128635404 — protein: MFLGNRLNSSQQQFDDKVEILEKAYGLDVEVMWECDWNNAKQNDVAVMAFMSTYIHPERLKPRNALFGGRTNAYKLYHKADNSEKIRYVDFTSLYPFCQAKKCYPIGHPQIIFKDFEPLENYYGFVKATVLPPRKLLHPVLPYRTGGKLMFPLCRTCAEHQNQTDPCGHTDEERAISGCWVSIELLKGVEKGYIVTNVDEVWHFPQRSETLFCDYVKTFLQYKQEASGFPAHVMTDADKESYISDYFEKEGIKMDAGKISRNPARRSINKLLLNSLWGRFSMRENLPCTELISDPEQFTQHIFGDGYDVKHFSFVSDSVALIQWCYGDGKGGQTRDINIFLGAFTTAHARLELYELMDKLGDRLLYSDTDSVIFTSREGDWEPPLGPYLGNLTDEVGAGDHIVEFCSGGPKTYGYRTAKGKVCMKAKGVTLNAVNSKAIRLDTLIGLVDHYVVGEDNSRHILAYTDTIVRNKKQFTLHNRSVVKKFKVVYNKRVLLPDFTTIPYGF